The genomic window CGATTTTGGATTTTGGATTGCCGATTTTGGATTGCCGATTTGCGACGCCAATTGTAGCCGATGCCACCGGATAGTCTAACCCGGAGCCAGCAGCCGCGACGCCCGCCGCGCGGTCGACCGCACCATAATCAAGACACGTAACGCTAAAAGCGGTTCAGGCGAGCGCGCTCGCCTGCTACAAATCGCCGGTGCTATCCGACTCGTCCAGTCCGGCGGCCGCCAAATGGTCGAGTTGGTTGAGTGTGAGCAGCTTGATCCGGCTGTCCCAGGCGATTTTGCTGATCGAGGCGTTGTAGAAACTGAAGGGATTGGTCGCGATCGGGATTTCGAGAAGCGATTTGAGCGCTCCGGCCAGCACGCCGCCGTGAGCCACGACGACCGCCTGGCGATGTTCCGCGGCGTGAATCGCTTCGAGCGCCGCGCGGCCGCGCTCGCCGAGCGCTCGGCGGGATTCGCCGCCGGGGATCACGAAATCCGGATCCTGCTCGCGCCAGCGGGCGGCGAGGTCCGGCGAGTGTTGCTCGATCTCTTCCCAGAGAACGCCTTGAAAAACACCGGCGTTGATCTCTTTCAATCGATCGTCGGCCTGAATCGGCAAATGCAGGGCCTCGGCGATTGGCTCGGCAGTTTGCATGGCGCGGCTGAGCGGGCTGGCGTAGACGGCGTCAATTGCGAGCGTGCGGAATGCGGCCGCCAGTGCGATGCTTTGCCGCAGCCCGAACGGCGAAAGCCCAATATCGAACTGTCCCTGGATCCGCCGCTCGGCGTTGTAGAGGCTCTGTCCATGGCGCACCAAATAGAGAAGCATGGGGAAGAGGTTTGGGATTCGGGGATCGGGGACGCGCAAGCGGAAGTACGAGACATTGCACAAAGACGTGCGGTTGGCGACGGCCGCCTGAGCGCCGAGATTACGGTTTGGAGGCGTCGCTTGTCAACGCCACGCGAGCTTGCGTTTGACCGTTGCTCGGATAATCGGCGCGGCCGACATATTCGCAGCCGATTAGATAGCACATATTGCCCTCGTGCTGTACCGAGGTGACATGCGCGACCCGCGCGATCAGGTAGATTACGACCGGGGCGGTTCCCAAAGCCACGACAAAAGATGAGTGCCCCACGGGGCGGGCGGAAATGAACGAAAAGCCTCCCGAGCTGATGTCGCGGCACGGCACGACCTGAAAGCCACTGCGATCGGGAAGTTTTCCGTCCACCACCGGTGCGATCCGCTGCAAATAGTTGAACGCCCGCCGCGGCCCTCGACGGCGCTCCCCGTGCGGACCCGCGGGCATTGGCCGGAACTGCGCCGGCGTGGGAGTCGATGGATCCGCGTCGACCGATTGCCGCATGACGGCCTCAAGGCGGTCGAGCCGCTCCTCAGCAATTCGTTGATCGGTAATGTCGATGCCGGAGCTGACGATCGACTCGACCTCGCCGGAGCCGCCGTACGTGGCGGCCAGATTCCAACGGACACGTCTCCGCTCGCCGACCTTCGTGAGCACGAAGCTTTCGCACTCGACCGGTTGCGTGGCCTGGGATGCTCGATTGATTGCCGCCTGCATCATCGACACTTCGTCAGACACGAAGAGCGTGTTCCAGACCGACCGTTCGGCCAACTCGGCCAGCGCGAATCCGATCGTTCGCTCGCCGGCGCCATTGACGCTGATGATCTGCCCCTCGGGATTGAGAATCAGGACCATGGCGTCGAGGGTGGCCAACACAGTCTGATTGAAACGCCGCTCGTCGGCCAGCGCCCGTTGCGCGCGATCGCGACCGAGCGTCGTGCTCACCAAATGCGCGATCGCCTCGGCAAACAGCATGTCTTCCGGTGTAAACTCGCGCGGCCGATTGCTGAATGCCCCAATCGCCCCGTAAGCTTGATCCACCATCTGCAATGGGACGACCAGCGCGGCGCGGATTCCCTGCTGGGAAAGAAACCGATCGGCGACCGGCGCATTCGCCGCTAAATCGGGGACCGCGACGACATGGGCCGTCTTGATCGCATAACCGGCCAGCGACTCCTGCTGATCGAATTCGGCCCGATGCTCGATCAGGTTTTCGCCGCCGAAATCGTTGCTCGCGGAACCGTCGTTGCCGGTCGCGGCTAACCGAAGGATCAAGCCGGTGCCAGCGAAATCTAGCTCCGCGGCACCATAACGATCGGCTCCGAGTGTCTCGGCGATCAGCGCGGCGGCGTCGTGTACGAGCAAAGCGACGTTGGGAGGTGCGACGGCTCGTCGCCCGAGCGCGACCAGAGCGGCCTGCCGCCGATAACTTGAATCGGCCGCGGTCAGCGCGGGAGGCTCGATCTCAGCCATGCGCGCGCTGGATGCGAGCGGTTCGATGGTTTTGCTCGGAGCGGCCATCAAGCGTATGGTTCAATGCTTTCGGAAGTTCATCATGGTTCGTTTAATCTGGGGCCATCGGCGATGGGCGGTCGGGCCCTGCTCCGTCGCCGACGGCTCCGGGTCGAACGACGTTATAAACGCACCCTTTGGCCCTCGATTTCGAGCGCGGGGGGAACGACCGGCGCCGGATAATCACCCTCCTGATAGAAAGTCCGATTCCGCCCGTAGCGTTTTGCCTCATTGAGCATCGCTTCCAATCGTGCGATCAGCGCGGCCGCGGCCTCCGTGCGATCGGTCAGTGCCACGGCGCAACTGACGGTGAGCCGAAGAGGTTTCTCCTCGCATTGAAATTGCGTGGCATCGATCTGTTGGCGGCAGCGCTCGACCAC from Pirellulales bacterium includes these protein-coding regions:
- a CDS encoding histidine phosphatase family protein encodes the protein MLLYLVRHGQSLYNAERRIQGQFDIGLSPFGLRQSIALAAAFRTLAIDAVYASPLSRAMQTAEPIAEALHLPIQADDRLKEINAGVFQGVLWEEIEQHSPDLAARWREQDPDFVIPGGESRRALGERGRAALEAIHAAEHRQAVVVAHGGVLAGALKSLLEIPIATNPFSFYNASISKIAWDSRIKLLTLNQLDHLAAAGLDESDSTGDL
- a CDS encoding PAS domain S-box protein, coding for MAEIEPPALTAADSSYRRQAALVALGRRAVAPPNVALLVHDAAALIAETLGADRYGAAELDFAGTGLILRLAATGNDGSASNDFGGENLIEHRAEFDQQESLAGYAIKTAHVVAVPDLAANAPVADRFLSQQGIRAALVVPLQMVDQAYGAIGAFSNRPREFTPEDMLFAEAIAHLVSTTLGRDRAQRALADERRFNQTVLATLDAMVLILNPEGQIISVNGAGERTIGFALAELAERSVWNTLFVSDEVSMMQAAINRASQATQPVECESFVLTKVGERRRVRWNLAATYGGSGEVESIVSSGIDITDQRIAEERLDRLEAVMRQSVDADPSTPTPAQFRPMPAGPHGERRRGPRRAFNYLQRIAPVVDGKLPDRSGFQVVPCRDISSGGFSFISARPVGHSSFVVALGTAPVVIYLIARVAHVTSVQHEGNMCYLIGCEYVGRADYPSNGQTQARVALTSDASKP